The Halictus rubicundus isolate RS-2024b chromosome 3, iyHalRubi1_principal, whole genome shotgun sequence genome includes a region encoding these proteins:
- the LOC143352801 gene encoding uncharacterized protein LOC143352801 isoform X1 — translation MQQQHESRVDVTVDCCYQQWSPHHQSQHVQQIANLPSPMQQMEACLQTAGRVKRSRSPNSNLNANPNSNSSKSAPTPRASASSVSTTSIPSSIPSSSSVDTRNDNNNNNRQHGDHHPSDNAGNATDELSPKRPLHPALVGAGAALEAKPLWEEFHQLGTEMIVTKAGRRMFPTFQCRFFGLDPNTDYLLVMDFVPCDDKRYRYAFHSSAWVVAGRADPVSPPRIHVHPDSPASGTHWMKQPVSFDKLKLTNNQLDDNGHIILNSMHRYQPRCHVVVAPSPPGSGPDPRTENFKTFAFPETRFTAVTAYQNHLITQLKIASNPFAKGFRDCESDECDSVALSSAQNPAKRPAAGTTSGLSSSFVNPIPAVQIPNISGQEHHQFYGPTAAGAWSYSTHHGQPTAHVNSVHYPAHPHPHPHPHPHPHPLPHSHPHAHPHPHSQPHPHAHPHTHLHPHAHSHPHAHPHSHTSGASLYGPR, via the exons ATGCAGCAACAACACGAATCACGAGTCGACGTGACCGTCGATTGTTGTTACCAGCAATGGAGCCCGCACCATCAAAGCCAGCACGTCCAGCAGATCGCGAACTTACCGTCCCCTATGCAGCAAATGGAAG CGTGTTTGCAGACCGCGGGAAGGGTGAAACGGTCCCGCAGCCCGAACTCGAACTTGAACGCGAACCCAAACTCGAACTCGTCGAAAAGCGCGCCAACGCCGCGCGCTTCCGCGTCGTCGGTGTCAACAACGTCGATACCGTCCTCGATACCTTCCTCGAGTTCCGTGGACACTCGCaacgacaacaacaacaacaatcgGCAACACGGCGATCATCATCCGAGCGATAACGCCGGGAACGCGACGGACGAGCTCTCCCCGAAGAGACCGCTTCATCCCGCGTTGGTCGGCGCCGGAGCCGCGCTCGAGGCGAAGCCGCTCTGGGAAGAGTTTCATCAGCTGGGCACGGAAATGATCGTGACCAAAGCCGGAAGAAGAATGTTCCCAACGTTTCAG TGCCGATTCTTCGGATTGGACCCCAACACGGATTATCTGCTGGTGATGGATTTCGTGCCCTGCGACGACAAACGGTATCGATACGCGTTCCACAGCAGCGCTTGGGTAGTTGCCGGTCGTGCCGATCCGGTCTCACCCCCGAGGATTCACGTGCATCCCGACAGTCCTGCCAGCGGTACCCACTGGATGAAGCAACCGGTCTCCTTCGACAAGCTGAAACTCACCAACAATCAGCTGGACGACAACGGTCAC ATCATCCTGAATTCCATGCATCGGTATCAACCTCGCTGCCACGTGGTCGTGGCACCGTCGCCGCCCGGGTCGGGTCCGGATCCCCGGACGGAGAACTTCAAGACGTTCGCCTTCCCGGAAACGAGATTCACAGCGGTGACCGCTTATCAAAATCATCTGATCACGCAGCTCAAGATCGCCAGCAATCCGTTCGCGAAAGGGTTTCGCGACTGCGAGTCGGACGAGTGCGACTCGGTGGCATTGTCCAGCGCACAGAATCCAGCGAAACGACCGGCCGCCGGAACCACCAGCGGCTTGTCCTCCAGTTTCGTCAACCCTATACCAGCCGTGCAAATACCAAACATATCCGGTCAGGAGCATCATCAATTCTACGGTCCCACCGCAGCAGGAGCATGGAGCTATTCGACGCACCATGGCCAACCAACCGCGCACGTCAACTCCGTTCATTATCCCGCGCATCCGCATCCTCATCCTCATCCACATCCGCATCCTCATCCGCTCCCACATTCGCATCCACATGCGCATCCGCATCCACATTCGCAACCTCATCCTCATGCCCATCCCCATACCCATCTTCACCCTCATGCCCACTCTCATCCTCATGCCCATCCGCATTCCCATACTTCCGGAGCATCTCTGTACGGGCCACGATAA
- the Wbl gene encoding endoplasmic reticulum protein 29-like protein wbl has translation MLPSIVVALFVIGIASAEDCKGCVSLDSYSFDKVIPKFKAAIVKFDVAFPYGEKHEQYGQIAAATKDANDLLVAEVRVKDYGNKDNSELAARYKIKPEAFPAVLLFLQGKTEPISFVTDKETPFTADNIKRFVKTKSAVYLGLPGCVEQLDRLAEEFKSGGEKERKEILNKAKVFEETLPDPQRTAAKVYVKTMERILERGDVFVQTEQTRIEGILKGKLSNEKKRTMEERRNILHSFLRRDEL, from the exons ATGCTTCCGTCGATCGTAGTCGCACTTTTTGTCATTGGAATAGCCTCTGCCGAGGACTGCAAAGGATGCGTCTCTTTGGACTCGTATTCCTTCGACAAG GTAATTCCGAAGTTCAAAGCGGCAATTGTCAAGTTCGACGTGGCATTTCCGTACGGAGAAAAACACGAGCAATACGGTCAAATAGCCGCAGCCACGAAAGATGCCAATGATCTCTTGGTAGCCGAAGTCAGAGTCAAGGATTATGGGAATAAAGACAATTCGGAACTTGCCGCTCGATACAAGATCAAACCGGAAGCATTTCCGGCGGTTTTGCTCTTTCTCCAAGGAAAAACAGAACCCATTTCTTTCGTCACAGATAAAGAAACTCCATTCACCGCGGATAATATCAAGCGATTCGTTAAAACCAAGTCGGCAGTGTACCTTGGTTTGCCAGGTTGTGTCGAACAGTTAGATAGACTCGCGGAAGAATTTAAATCTGgtggagaaaaagagaggaag GAGATATTAAATAAAGCGAAAGTCTTCGAAGAAACATTGCCCGACCCGCAACGCACAGCAGCCAAAGTTTATGTTAAAACTATGGAAAGAATATTGGAGAGAGGAGATGTGTTCGTTCAAACGGAACAAACGAGAATAGAGGGAATCTTGAAGGGTAAACTCTCGAATGAAAAGAAACGTACAATGGAGGAGAGACGCAATATCTTGCATTCGTTTTTGCGCAGGGACGAATTGTGA
- the LOC143352801 gene encoding uncharacterized protein LOC143352801 isoform X2: MPRVRAETLSPCQHLDPETAGRVKRSRSPNSNLNANPNSNSSKSAPTPRASASSVSTTSIPSSIPSSSSVDTRNDNNNNNRQHGDHHPSDNAGNATDELSPKRPLHPALVGAGAALEAKPLWEEFHQLGTEMIVTKAGRRMFPTFQCRFFGLDPNTDYLLVMDFVPCDDKRYRYAFHSSAWVVAGRADPVSPPRIHVHPDSPASGTHWMKQPVSFDKLKLTNNQLDDNGHIILNSMHRYQPRCHVVVAPSPPGSGPDPRTENFKTFAFPETRFTAVTAYQNHLITQLKIASNPFAKGFRDCESDECDSVALSSAQNPAKRPAAGTTSGLSSSFVNPIPAVQIPNISGQEHHQFYGPTAAGAWSYSTHHGQPTAHVNSVHYPAHPHPHPHPHPHPHPLPHSHPHAHPHPHSQPHPHAHPHTHLHPHAHSHPHAHPHSHTSGASLYGPR; this comes from the exons ATGCCGCGCGTTCGAGCCGAGACTTTAAGCCCTTGTCAGCATCTGGACCCCGAG ACCGCGGGAAGGGTGAAACGGTCCCGCAGCCCGAACTCGAACTTGAACGCGAACCCAAACTCGAACTCGTCGAAAAGCGCGCCAACGCCGCGCGCTTCCGCGTCGTCGGTGTCAACAACGTCGATACCGTCCTCGATACCTTCCTCGAGTTCCGTGGACACTCGCaacgacaacaacaacaacaatcgGCAACACGGCGATCATCATCCGAGCGATAACGCCGGGAACGCGACGGACGAGCTCTCCCCGAAGAGACCGCTTCATCCCGCGTTGGTCGGCGCCGGAGCCGCGCTCGAGGCGAAGCCGCTCTGGGAAGAGTTTCATCAGCTGGGCACGGAAATGATCGTGACCAAAGCCGGAAGAAGAATGTTCCCAACGTTTCAG TGCCGATTCTTCGGATTGGACCCCAACACGGATTATCTGCTGGTGATGGATTTCGTGCCCTGCGACGACAAACGGTATCGATACGCGTTCCACAGCAGCGCTTGGGTAGTTGCCGGTCGTGCCGATCCGGTCTCACCCCCGAGGATTCACGTGCATCCCGACAGTCCTGCCAGCGGTACCCACTGGATGAAGCAACCGGTCTCCTTCGACAAGCTGAAACTCACCAACAATCAGCTGGACGACAACGGTCAC ATCATCCTGAATTCCATGCATCGGTATCAACCTCGCTGCCACGTGGTCGTGGCACCGTCGCCGCCCGGGTCGGGTCCGGATCCCCGGACGGAGAACTTCAAGACGTTCGCCTTCCCGGAAACGAGATTCACAGCGGTGACCGCTTATCAAAATCATCTGATCACGCAGCTCAAGATCGCCAGCAATCCGTTCGCGAAAGGGTTTCGCGACTGCGAGTCGGACGAGTGCGACTCGGTGGCATTGTCCAGCGCACAGAATCCAGCGAAACGACCGGCCGCCGGAACCACCAGCGGCTTGTCCTCCAGTTTCGTCAACCCTATACCAGCCGTGCAAATACCAAACATATCCGGTCAGGAGCATCATCAATTCTACGGTCCCACCGCAGCAGGAGCATGGAGCTATTCGACGCACCATGGCCAACCAACCGCGCACGTCAACTCCGTTCATTATCCCGCGCATCCGCATCCTCATCCTCATCCACATCCGCATCCTCATCCGCTCCCACATTCGCATCCACATGCGCATCCGCATCCACATTCGCAACCTCATCCTCATGCCCATCCCCATACCCATCTTCACCCTCATGCCCACTCTCATCCTCATGCCCATCCGCATTCCCATACTTCCGGAGCATCTCTGTACGGGCCACGATAA
- the LOC143352804 gene encoding splicing factor ESS-2 homolog: MNSPGSQALETAKNMKETAIFKKPYGVAKRYKKKQPKILDEDTYVRMMCEIIQRDFYPHLNKLQAQNQYLDALEQNDVKRMRELYEKYSSGRPTTERPASPATFETPMNKTESEDEQLKRLKTPKDVPVADNPKEKDREDCKSGLDTYLSTYTSEDNASFKEMMAEADRKLKLKFPWLYEARRTRDTKPNQLDSWSYKNKNYIMYVPDGVELTPDERIDMAKKRQLVIHENTRLRTNPFNEQQNKETINELAKNQSKANDGKIGVDGKEIVRNPTPRVNGFSFVATPSPRPGECESPLMTWGQIEGTPFRLDGGDTPLLRTSQGPSFRMAEPPKREQLALQLAEKAGERHRDRKTKALEAARRSLATPSPRSTIDRLSTMSPAARRLATQKLRIASTPTPRRASSSRTPSIGIRTPGTPRIHAPSKPENRLEIENNSTRSQEPVLTDNLLNLPLQRQRAADFFNK; this comes from the exons ATGAATTCTCCAGGATCTCAGGCTTTAGAGACAgctaaaaatatgaaagaaacgGCAATATTTAAAAAGCCGTACGGGGTTGCCAAACGATATAAAAAAAAGCAACCAAAGATTTTAGACGAAGATACGTACGTAAGAATGATGTGCGAAATCATTCAAAGAGACTTTTATCCCCATTTGAACAAGCTTCAAGCTCAGAATCAATACTTGGACGCGTTGGAACAAAACGATGTGAAAAGAATGCGAGAGCTCTACGAAAAGTATAGCTCTGGTCGTCCCACGACGGAAAGACCAGCCAGTCCTGCCACATTTGAGACTCCGATGAATAAAACGGAATCGGAGGACGAACAGTTGAAACGTTTGAAAACCCCGAAAGATGTTCCTGTTGCGGACAATCCgaaagagaaagatagagaagaCTGCAAGAGCGGATTGGATACGTATTTGAGTACCTACACCAGCGAGGACAACGCAAGTTTCAAAGAGATGATGGCAGAAGCGGATAGGAAGCTCAAGCTGAAATTCCCTTGGCTCTACGAGGCGCGGAGGACGCGTGATACAAAGCCGAATCAATTAGATAGTTGGagttacaaaaataaaaattatatcatGTACGTTCCCGACGGAGTCGAACTGACTCCGGACGAAAGGATCGACATGGCCAAGAAGAGACAGCTGGTCATACACGAAAATACAAGGCTTAGAACAAATCCGTTTAACgaacaacaaaataaagaaaccaTCAACGAGCTAGCGAAGAATCAGTCGAAAGCCAACGATGGAAAAATTGGCGTAGACGGTAAGGAGATTGTTAGGAATCCGACTCCCAGAGTGAATGGGTTCAGCTTCGTGGCAACTCCGAGCCCGAGACCCGGAGAATGCGAGAGCCCTTTGATGACGTGGGGTCAAATAGAGGGTACACCGTTCAGATTGGACGGCGGAGATACTCCTTTATTGAGGACGAGTCAAGGGCCATCGTTCCGAATGGCGGAACCACCGAAAAGGGAGCAACTGGCTCTGCAGCTGGCTGAAAAAGCAGGAGAAAGACACAGGGACAGAAAAACCAAAGCGTTGGAAGCAGCCAGAAGATCGCTAGCGAC ACCATCGCCAAGATCAACCATAGATCGTTTGAGTACCATGTCTCCGGCAGCTAGAAGATTAGCTACGCAAAAACTTCGTATCGCGAGCACACCGACTCCTCGAAGAGCCTCGTCGTCTAGAACACCGTCGATAGGCATTAGAACACCGGGCACACCGCGAATACACGCTCCATCGAAACCCGAGAATCGTCTTGAAATCGAAAACAACAGTACCCGATCACAAGAACCGGTTCTCACCGATAATCTACTGAATCTGCCTCTTCAGAGACAAAGAGCAGCAGATTTCTTCAACAAATAA
- the LOC143352799 gene encoding ran-specific GTPase-activating protein, which translates to MPENVLNGDHVDTKGVNCDTQDNEEDGNDNDIHFEPIISLPLIEVSNNEEDEVEMIKMRAKLYRYDSSNNPAEWKERGTGEVKLLRHKIKNTVRVVMRRDKTYKICANHFVTPWMELKPNCGSDRAWVWSVLADYADEQLKPELLAIRFANAENASVWKEAFEKAKKIVGSECEIYAGKTDPDEKHVESDSEPSSDVSYSESTDNEEQGKKQTGSENLKIPNSEIEKPSDEQEIEKVSKELEELQVKVTEEM; encoded by the exons ATGCCAGAAAACGTG TTGAACGGGGACCACGTAGACACGAAAGGCGTTAATTGTGACACTCAGGACAACGAAGAAGACGGTAACGACAATGACATACATTTTGAACCAATAATTTCCTTACCTTTAATAGAAGTGTCTAATAACGAAGAGGATGAagttgaaatgataaaaat GAGGGCAAAATTGTACCGCTACGATTCGTCCAATAATCCTGCGGAATGGAAGGAGCGTGGAACAGGGGAAGTAAAATTGTTAAGACACAAAATCAAAAATACCGTACGAGTAGTAATGCGAAGAGATAAAACATACAAAATCTGCGCCAATCATTTTGTAACTCCTTGGATGGAATTGAAACCGAATTGTGGCAGTGACAGAGCCTGGGTGTGGAGCGTGCTCGCGGACTATGCAGACGAACAGCTAAAACCAGAGCTGCTCGCGATACGATTTGCAAACGCGGAAA ATGCGTCCGTGTGGAAAGAAGCGTTCGAGAAGGCAAAGAAAATAGTAGGTTCCGAATGTGAAATATATGCTGGAAAAACCGACCCCGATGAAAAACACGTGGAGAGTGACAGCGAACCTTCCAGCGATGTGAGTTACAGCGAAAGTACTGACAATGAAGAACAAGGGAAAAAGCAGACAGGAAGCGAGAATCTTAAAATTCCAAATAGCGAAATCGAAAAACCAAGTGATGaacaagaaatagaaaaagtatCGAAGGAGCTTGAAGAATTACAGGTGAAAGTTACAGAGGAGATGTAA
- the LOC143352797 gene encoding serine/threonine-protein phosphatase PP1-gamma catalytic subunit A — protein MAESDKLNIDDIIARLLEVRGARPGKNVQLTEGEIKGLCLKSREIFLSQPILLELEAPLKICGDIHGQYYDLLRLFEYGGFPPESNYLFLGDYVDRGKQSLETICLLLAYKIKYPENFFLLRGNHECASINRIYGFYDECKRRYNIKLWKTFTDCFNCLPVAAIVDEKIFCCHGGLSPDLQHMEQIRRIMRPTDVPDQGLLCDLLWSDPDKDTMGWGENDRGVSFTFGAEVVAKFLHKHDFDLICRAHQVVEDGYEFFAKRQLVTLFSAPNYCGEFDNAGAMMSVDETLMCSFQILKPADKKKLTYGGLNAGRPVTPPRGGNNKSKKK, from the exons ATGGCTGAATCCGACAAATTGAATATCGACGACATTATAGCTCGACTCTTGGAAG TGCGTGGAGCCAGACCTGGGAAGAATGTACAGTTGACGGAGGGAGAAATAAAGGGACTATGTCTGAAGTCacgtgaaatttttttatcgcaACCAATTTTGCTGGAGCTGGAAGCTCCTCTTAAAATATGCG GTGATATTCATGGACAGTACTATGACTTGCTGCGGCTGTTTGAATATGGCGGATTTCCACCGGAAAGCAATTATCTCTTTTTGGGAGACTACGTCGACAGAGGAAAACAGTCGTTAGAGACTATTTGTCTTCTGCTCGCCTACAAAATCAAATACCCCGAGAATTTCTTTCTACTCCGCGGTAATCACGAATGTGCTTCTATAAACAGGATATACGGGTTTTACGATGAAT GTAAACGTCGATACAACATTAAATTGTGGAAAACGTTCACGGACTGTTTCAACTGTTTACCGGTCGCTGCAATAGTCGACGAAAAAATCTTTTGCTGTCACGGAGGTCTGAGCCCAGATCTTCAACACATGGAACAGATTAGACGTATCATGCGACCGACCGACGTACCCGATCAAGGTTTACTATGCGATCTATTGTGGTCAGATCCGGACAAAGACACGATGGGCTGGGGAGAGAACGATCGCGGAGTCTCGTTCACGTTTGGTGCTGAAGTTGTCGCCAAATTTTTACATAAGCACGACTTCGATTTGATATGTCGTGCTCATCAG GTGGTAGAAGATGGCTATGAATTCTTTGCGAAGAGGCAGTTGGTTACCTTGTTCTCGGCACCAAACTACTGCGGTGAATTCGACAACGCCGGAGCTATGATGTCCGTGGACGAGACGCTGATGTGCAGCTTCCAAATTCTAAAGCCAGCCGACAAAAAGAAATTAACTTACGGTGGCCTGAACGCAGGTAGACCAGTGACGCCTCCGCGAGGTGGAAATAACAAGAGCAAGAAGAAGTGA